In the genome of Telluria mixta, the window ATCTTCCACTGGTCCCTCGTGATCGCCGTCCTCGTGGCCTTCGTCACCGCCAAGCTGGGCGGCGACTGGATGGACTGGCACGGCCGCGCGGGCCTGGCCATCGTCGGCCTCGTGACGTTCCGCCTCGTGTGGGGCATCGTGGGCTCGACCCATGCCCGCTTCCTGAGCTTCGCCCCGACGCCGGCGCGCCTGCGCGCCTACCTGACGGGCCGCTGGCACGGCATCGGCCACAACCCGCTGGGCGCGCTGTCCGTGTTCGGCCTCCTCGGCCTGCTGGCAGTGCAGGCGGGCACCGGCCTGTTTTCCAACGACGACATCGCGTTCGACGGGCCGCTCTCAAGCCTCGTCGAAAAAGCGCGTTCGGACAGCCTGACGGGCCTGCACCACCAGTTGTCGGACGTGCTGCTCGTGCTGCTC includes:
- a CDS encoding cytochrome b/b6 domain-containing protein, whose protein sequence is MNYRTAAKADLYPSSPVAAPTAHATRIRLWDLPVRIFHWSLVIAVLVAFVTAKLGGDWMDWHGRAGLAIVGLVTFRLVWGIVGSTHARFLSFAPTPARLRAYLTGRWHGIGHNPLGALSVFGLLGLLAVQAGTGLFSNDDIAFDGPLSSLVEKARSDSLTGLHHQLSDVLLVLLGLHILAIVFYLVVKRHNLIKPMVTGWKHAQGRVAPAPKTRGGSPLGLVIALLVAAAVTYAASGKLLHQPPPAPAPAAAPAASPPPTTYSSTPGW